Part of the Nocardioides perillae genome is shown below.
GGCGCGCCTCGAGGCCGCCAGCCGCAGCGAGCGGCTCGGCCCGCTCGACCCCGCTCAGCGCGACGCGCTGGCCGGGGCCGTCGCAGCCGACCGGGTCGTGCTGACCGCGCTGCGCGCGCAGGTGTGCGCCGCGGCGACCGCCGACGAGCTCAGCGCCGCGCGCCGCGCGGTGCGGACGCTGCGCGGCGACGACCACCGTACGCTGCTGCGCACGGCCGTGGCGGCCCGCCGCCTCACCGCGTGGGCCGGCGAGGTCGCCGAGCTGCACGCAGACGACCCCCAGGCGCTCGCGCTGCTCGCGCAGGCGCTGGACGAGGCCGCAGATGCGCTCGCCGCCGCCTCGCGCCTCGGCGTGACCAGCACCCGTGCCGAGGCCGCCGCCGTGCGCCGCCGCCTCGCCGCCGCTGTCGACCAGGTCTGGGTGCTGCACGAGGGGCAGTGACCCCGGCACCACGACGGAGGGCCCGGAGCGCGACGCGCTCCGGGCCCTCGTGGTGTGCAGCAGGTCAGCGCACCCGCACGCGGGTGCGGGCCCAGCTGCCCTTGGTGTCGCCGTCGCCGGGGAAGCGGACGGCGATGCGGTGCACGCCGCGCTCGAGGCGCACCGTGAACGACTCGACCCCGCGGTCGGCCTCGTCGATCCGGACGCGGCGCAGCAGCTCACCGTCGTCGAACACGTTGACCGTGCCCACGCCCGCGCGCGGCGGCACGCGGTAGGTCACCGTGATCCGCACCGGGCCCTCGCCGCGACGCACCTGACCGGCGCGGTCGGCGCGGACGCGGACCTTCGACGCGGCACGCGGCGCCTGGACCCCTCGCGCCTCCGGGCCGGCCCACAGGAGGGCGGTGCCGGCCTGGCTGAGCATGCCCTTCGGGTGGGTGCGGAAGAAGACCGAGGTGCCGAAGACGAACGCCTTCGCGCCGGTCTCCTCGTCGACGCCCGACACCGCGGCCGCCTTGCCTGCCGCGGCCTGCGGGCCGCCGGCGCCGTCGGTGGCGCCGTCGTTCGGCAGCCAGTGACCGGCGAGGAACGGGTCCTCGGCGTCGTACGACTGCTCGGCCGTCGTTCCCTCGCCGAGGCCGTCGAACCAGGTCGCGGGGTAGATGAAGGAGCGGTCCTGCGGGAAGTCGCCGAGCACGCCGGCGGCCGGGGTGTCGACCGCGACGATGCCGTTGCCGTCGCGACGGCCCGTGACGGCCGTGCCGCTGACCAGCCCGAACGACGCAGCGGAGGCGAAGGCGCCGGCGCCGCGGCCGGTGATCGCACCGCCCTCGTCGAGCCACTCCTGCACAGCCGTGCGCGCGGCCGAGCCCTCGGCCGGGGCGAAGGTGCCGCCCACCCAGATGACGTCCACCCCGTCGAGCGTCGCCGCGTCCACGGTGGCCGGGTCGAGCCGCACCAGGTCGTCGAAGCCGAGCTCGGTGAGCGAGAGCAGGTCGTCCTGCGTGCCGGTCCACCCGATCCGCAGGTCGCGCAGGCCCTTGGTGGACTCGTCGCGCAGCGCCGCGGTCTCGCGGCCGGTCGCCGGTCGGAAGTCCACGCCGTACGTCGTGGCGAGCTCGCGTGCCTTCGCGGTCGCGCGCGGCGCGACGACGGCGGTGCCGTCCTCCAGGAGCGAGACGGCGATGCCCTCCTCCAGCAGCGCGTTGAGCGCCTGGAAGTCGGGCAGGCCCGCGACCGGGAAGGCGAGGTGGCGCTGCTGGCGCGGCGCCGTGCCGGGGCGCACGGTCGTGACCGGCGTCGTCGGGCCGACCGGCTCGACGTCGGAGGTCGAGCCGACCTTCGCGACGTCGGCGCCCCACAGCTCGGCAAGCGACCAGGCCGAGATGTCGTACATCGTCGGCACCTTGTCGGAGATGTCGTCGCCGAGGTCGAGCAGCGCGTTGGCCAGGCCGCGCTTGGCCTGGTGCATGTCGACGACGTAGGAGCCGGCGGGGTAGGTCGTGCCGCCGACGGTCGTCGCGCGGTCGAGCGTGCCGACCTCGACCTCGTGGAAGAGCAGCTGCTCGACCAGGGCGCGGGCGTCGGAGTCGCTGCGCTGGCCGCCGCCGACCGGGATGACGTAGGCCCGCGGCAGCACCACGGGCTCCTGGTCGTCGGCCTCGTCCCAGTGCTCCTTCCACTGGGTCGGTCCCTCGGTGACCCTGTTGATGTTCTCGGTCGTGAGCGAGACCTTCGGCTCGCCCGCCGCGCCGCGGCGGAACACCTCGATCTGGTTCTGCACCATCTCGCGGGCGTTGGCGGGGACGGCCATGTAGCCGAGCATCGACTTCATGGTCTCGTAGGCGACCTCGGTGTTGATGGGCGCGGTCACGGCGGTCTGACGCGTGCCGGTGCGCGGCAGCGGGAGCTCGACGGTGGCCGACGCGGCGCCGTAGTAGGCGGCGTACTGCGCGGTGAAGATCGGCGGGAAGTCGTCCCAGCCCGACGGGGTGTCGCGGTAGGGGATCTTGATCTTGCCGTTGTTGACAAGGGTCGTCCCGGTCGGCGAGGCCGGGTCGTAGTAGGTGTTGCCGCTGATGTTCGCGGCGGTGACGTCCTGCTCGACCTTCAGCGCGAGCGCGTAGTTGTGCGGCAGGTAGACGTCGTACTCGTAGTTGGAGCCGTGCGGCGGGCCGCAGGGCTCCACCTGCAGCACGCGGGTGTAGCCGTGGAAGTCGGCGGCGTAGACGGCCTGGATCGCCTGGGCGACCCGCACGAAGGACTTCGTCTCCGGCGTCTGGTTGGTGATGACGTCGCGGTTGGGATCGAGGCCGAGCGCGGTGGCCCGGTTGCCGAGGGTGCGGCCG
Proteins encoded:
- a CDS encoding M14 family zinc carboxypeptidase, with amino-acid sequence MTKKSSGIVLTSLALAATTVLVSPGSATAEPGGPSARPAAADQGRGPATARTAPGAESRADVARRAAAAPVAGDPVEMPTSYPTEPTLRVYEDQEPDAAAESSTIRFSDIAPKLQELMAASDRVSVQVVGQSTQGRDLYLVTVTAPETTAETAQQTAWREQIKADPAAAAGDEALAAGYKTPVWISNNIHGNEWEGTDAAMQYIEELATSTDPAVLDMLRTTRLYFSPTLNPDGRTLGNRATALGLDPNRDVITNQTPETKSFVRVAQAIQAVYAADFHGYTRVLQVEPCGPPHGSNYEYDVYLPHNYALALKVEQDVTAANISGNTYYDPASPTGTTLVNNGKIKIPYRDTPSGWDDFPPIFTAQYAAYYGAASATVELPLPRTGTRQTAVTAPINTEVAYETMKSMLGYMAVPANAREMVQNQIEVFRRGAAGEPKVSLTTENINRVTEGPTQWKEHWDEADDQEPVVLPRAYVIPVGGGQRSDSDARALVEQLLFHEVEVGTLDRATTVGGTTYPAGSYVVDMHQAKRGLANALLDLGDDISDKVPTMYDISAWSLAELWGADVAKVGSTSDVEPVGPTTPVTTVRPGTAPRQQRHLAFPVAGLPDFQALNALLEEGIAVSLLEDGTAVVAPRATAKARELATTYGVDFRPATGRETAALRDESTKGLRDLRIGWTGTQDDLLSLTELGFDDLVRLDPATVDAATLDGVDVIWVGGTFAPAEGSAARTAVQEWLDEGGAITGRGAGAFASAASFGLVSGTAVTGRRDGNGIVAVDTPAAGVLGDFPQDRSFIYPATWFDGLGEGTTAEQSYDAEDPFLAGHWLPNDGATDGAGGPQAAAGKAAAVSGVDEETGAKAFVFGTSVFFRTHPKGMLSQAGTALLWAGPEARGVQAPRAASKVRVRADRAGQVRRGEGPVRITVTYRVPPRAGVGTVNVFDDGELLRRVRIDEADRGVESFTVRLERGVHRIAVRFPGDGDTKGSWARTRVRVR